One window of Halopseudomonas maritima genomic DNA carries:
- a CDS encoding acyl-CoA thioesterase yields MNFAALLAAFDQSPDRSLTIPPEWAQGRAGYGGLVAALVLRGMRASLSEPRPVRSLAITFVGPVQPGEPLQVEAEILREGRAVTQVLGRAVQNGQTMCIVQGSFGAGRPSSVDVAAEPAPSAPAPEACQRAPFVEGVLPNFLRYFDTRWTFGDYPCTNSRKREMGGWMRFDEQFEHFDEVHLVGLVDVWPPAVLPHLKERAPASSLTWTIEFVQPQPPVGADGWLLYKASIEHARDGYGHCSAMIWNPAGELVAISRQTVTVFG; encoded by the coding sequence ATGAATTTTGCTGCTCTGCTTGCCGCCTTTGACCAATCCCCTGACCGCAGTCTGACCATTCCGCCAGAGTGGGCCCAGGGCCGCGCCGGTTATGGCGGATTGGTTGCTGCCCTGGTTCTGCGCGGGATGCGGGCTAGTCTCAGCGAGCCGCGACCGGTGCGTTCACTGGCAATTACCTTTGTCGGTCCGGTGCAGCCTGGTGAGCCGCTGCAGGTAGAGGCCGAGATCCTTCGTGAAGGGCGCGCCGTGACCCAGGTGCTGGGCCGTGCGGTGCAAAATGGCCAGACCATGTGCATCGTGCAAGGCAGCTTTGGCGCGGGGCGGCCTTCCAGTGTGGATGTGGCGGCTGAACCGGCGCCCAGCGCGCCTGCGCCTGAGGCATGCCAGCGTGCTCCCTTCGTTGAGGGCGTGCTGCCCAATTTCTTACGTTACTTCGATACCCGCTGGACCTTTGGTGACTACCCCTGCACCAATAGCCGCAAGCGCGAAATGGGCGGCTGGATGCGCTTTGATGAGCAATTTGAGCACTTTGACGAGGTGCATCTGGTGGGGCTCGTCGATGTGTGGCCGCCAGCGGTACTGCCGCACCTGAAAGAGCGGGCACCGGCCAGTTCCCTGACCTGGACCATCGAGTTTGTTCAGCCTCAGCCGCCGGTCGGGGCGGATGGTTGGCTGCTATACAAGGCGAGCATCGAGCACGCACGTGACGGCTACGGCCACTGCTCGGCGATGATCTGGAACCCGGCTGGAGAGCTGGTGGCGATCAGTCGCCAGACGGTTACGGTGTTCGGGTGA
- a CDS encoding TIGR01620 family protein, which translates to MSSDQKTRILDTWQSATEDPTRRTELLGAADALPGEQPRDVPELPSTLNAPPPSRWPRRLWGLGLGVALGGAALQWGEWTWQAWQWQPLWGALVGAVGVALAGSGLLAWRDLRRQRHRLSELEQLRGEMQQALREPGQRVAVDWLDRLQGVYADSPLAPLLARACADLDGSHDAREISQRLNLQFYQPIDQRARQIIRQESVSTGVLVASSPWVAVDLLLVVWRNIRLMQRVAVCYGLPIGRLSRWRLARHVLRNIALAGGTEVAVSALSDSLLSGLLEKLAARVGQGVGVGLYSSRLGHFTLDLCRAVPVAEAQMLVEDNKGIIRMMKERLGQLNDGRL; encoded by the coding sequence GTGAGTAGTGACCAGAAGACCCGGATTCTCGATACCTGGCAGAGCGCTACTGAAGACCCGACGCGCCGCACCGAGCTGCTGGGCGCCGCCGATGCCTTGCCCGGCGAGCAACCCCGGGACGTACCTGAGCTGCCGTCTACGCTCAATGCGCCACCGCCGAGTCGGTGGCCACGCCGACTGTGGGGGCTGGGCTTGGGCGTAGCCTTGGGGGGCGCTGCCCTGCAGTGGGGTGAGTGGACCTGGCAGGCCTGGCAATGGCAGCCCCTATGGGGCGCGCTGGTGGGCGCTGTGGGTGTCGCGTTAGCGGGCAGCGGGCTGCTGGCCTGGCGCGATCTGCGGCGCCAGCGCCATCGCCTGAGTGAGCTGGAGCAACTGCGTGGCGAAATGCAGCAGGCGTTGCGTGAGCCCGGCCAGCGGGTAGCAGTGGACTGGCTGGATCGCCTGCAGGGTGTCTACGCGGACAGCCCGCTTGCCCCGCTATTGGCCCGTGCCTGCGCCGATCTGGATGGCTCCCACGACGCGCGTGAGATCAGTCAGCGGCTGAATCTGCAGTTCTATCAGCCGATCGACCAGCGTGCCCGGCAAATCATTCGCCAGGAGTCGGTCAGCACCGGCGTGCTGGTGGCGTCCAGCCCATGGGTTGCGGTCGATCTGCTGCTGGTGGTGTGGCGCAATATTCGTCTGATGCAACGGGTGGCGGTGTGCTACGGACTGCCGATCGGCCGCCTCAGTCGCTGGCGGCTGGCACGGCATGTGTTGCGTAATATCGCCTTGGCGGGCGGCACCGAGGTGGCGGTCAGTGCGCTCAGTGACTCGCTGTTGTCGGGCTTGCTGGAGAAGCTGGCGGCGCGGGTAGGGCAGGGCGTTGGGGTTGGTCTGTACAGCTCGCGGCTGGGGCACTTTACGTTGGACTTGTGTCGCGCGGTGCCGGTAGCCGAGGCGCAGATGCTGGTTGAGGATAACAAGGGCATTATTCGTATGATGAAAGAACGACTGGGGCAACTGAACGATGGGCGCCTATAA
- a CDS encoding YcjX family protein gives MANNSANWFKQVAQRAESLGQQRLRIGVTGLSGAGKTTFITSLINQLENHSKGLLARRAPFDRLESVRWQRDDVERAFPYLESLGALSAQPARWPESTSDLSRVVIDLRFRPQGLLRKLQSTRQLRLEILDYPGEWLLDLPLLQLDYGQWCEQMRQWLEAEPRRSLAGPLRDTLMNLDPAAPEDPALLAELTEQWRQFLQRCRSEAGLSRNQPARFLQPGSDVAPQMLQFVPLLQANRHSAGEQGSWWAVCQARFNYYRDFVVRGFFEQHFRHLDQQILLVDMLGPMDAGEAALTDLRDALEAVLTSFDYGRSSLLARLFRFRPRIGRLAFCATKVDKVSPEQQRAVQQCLEDLMVDRLADVRHGGVEVRGLPLSAIRATRQEGEALVAGLQGEEGWVRYRPGDIPAHLPQSLQVSSPDLLPLRPPPGLHRAEPFPHYRMDDLIAWLIEGAEP, from the coding sequence GTGGCAAATAATTCTGCGAACTGGTTCAAGCAAGTGGCACAACGTGCCGAGAGCCTGGGTCAGCAGCGTTTGCGCATTGGCGTCACCGGCCTCAGCGGGGCCGGCAAGACGACTTTTATCACCAGTCTGATTAACCAGCTGGAGAACCACAGCAAGGGCCTGTTGGCCCGGCGTGCACCCTTTGACCGGCTCGAGTCGGTACGTTGGCAGCGCGATGATGTGGAGCGCGCCTTTCCCTATCTGGAGTCGCTCGGCGCCTTGTCGGCCCAGCCGGCGCGCTGGCCGGAGTCCACCAGCGACCTGTCGCGGGTGGTGATCGATTTGCGGTTTCGCCCGCAAGGGCTGCTGCGCAAGCTGCAATCAACCCGCCAATTACGTCTGGAAATTCTTGACTACCCCGGCGAATGGCTGCTGGATTTGCCGCTACTGCAGCTGGACTATGGCCAGTGGTGTGAACAGATGCGCCAATGGCTGGAGGCTGAGCCCCGCCGCTCGCTCGCTGGCCCGTTGCGCGACACCCTGATGAACCTGGACCCTGCGGCGCCGGAGGACCCTGCGCTGCTTGCCGAGCTGACCGAGCAGTGGCGGCAGTTTCTGCAGCGCTGTCGCAGCGAGGCGGGCCTGTCGCGCAATCAGCCGGCACGCTTTCTGCAGCCGGGCAGCGATGTCGCGCCGCAGATGCTGCAGTTTGTACCCTTGCTACAGGCCAATCGGCACAGCGCGGGCGAGCAGGGCAGTTGGTGGGCGGTGTGCCAGGCGCGTTTTAATTACTACCGTGATTTCGTAGTGCGTGGCTTTTTCGAGCAGCACTTTCGGCATCTTGATCAGCAGATTTTGCTGGTTGACATGCTGGGGCCCATGGACGCCGGCGAGGCGGCGCTGACCGATCTGCGCGACGCCCTGGAGGCGGTACTCACCAGTTTTGATTACGGCCGTAGCAGCTTGCTTGCCCGCTTGTTTCGCTTTCGGCCGCGTATCGGTCGGCTGGCGTTTTGTGCCACCAAGGTCGATAAGGTCAGCCCCGAACAGCAGCGGGCAGTGCAGCAATGCCTGGAGGACCTGATGGTGGACCGTCTGGCTGACGTGCGGCACGGCGGTGTTGAGGTGCGTGGCCTGCCGCTGTCAGCGATTCGCGCGACGCGGCAGGAGGGCGAGGCGCTGGTGGCAGGCCTGCAGGGGGAGGAGGGCTGGGTGCGTTACCGGCCCGGTGACATTCCTGCGCACCTGCCGCAGTCACTGCAAGTCAGCAGCCCGGACCTGCTGCCGCTGCGTCCGCCGCCAGGACTGCACCGTGCCGAACCGTTCCCGCACTACCGTATGGACGACCTGATTGCCTGGTTGATTGAAGGAGCCGAGCCGTGA
- a CDS encoding NINE protein, translating to MAYSDSHSKAIGYLLWIFGFMGAHRFYYGKPWTGTLWFFTLGLFFIGWIIDLFLIPSMDRAADRRFRTGRINFNLSWILLTFLGIFGAHRLYMGKWITAIIYFFTGGLLLVGVLYDYWTLNEQISVENMRREW from the coding sequence ATGGCGTATTCGGACTCCCACAGCAAGGCTATCGGCTACCTTCTCTGGATTTTCGGATTCATGGGTGCACACCGCTTCTATTACGGCAAACCCTGGACGGGCACCCTGTGGTTTTTCACTCTGGGGCTGTTCTTCATCGGCTGGATCATCGATCTGTTTCTGATTCCGAGCATGGATCGCGCCGCTGACCGCCGCTTCCGCACCGGGCGAATCAATTTCAATCTGAGCTGGATCCTGCTGACCTTTCTCGGCATCTTTGGCGCCCACCGCCTATACATGGGCAAATGGATCACCGCCATCATCTACTTCTTCACCGGCGGCCTGCTGCTGGTCGGCGTGCTCTATGACTACTGGACCCTGAACGAACAGATCTCGGTCGAAAATATGCGTCGCGAGTGGTAG
- a CDS encoding YcgL domain-containing protein — translation MTLPCSVYRSCKRQGMYLYVLRDQVLDELPEGLRHYIGRLEHALDLELGPERKLAQEDVLKVLENLQSQGFHVQMPPQQEDYIQHLPEELLTRNDPL, via the coding sequence ATGACGCTGCCTTGCTCGGTCTATCGCAGCTGCAAACGCCAGGGCATGTATCTGTACGTGTTGCGGGACCAGGTGTTGGATGAGCTGCCGGAGGGGCTGCGCCACTACATCGGCAGGCTGGAACATGCGCTGGACCTGGAACTGGGGCCCGAGCGCAAGCTGGCCCAGGAGGATGTTCTCAAGGTGCTGGAAAACCTGCAGTCTCAAGGGTTCCACGTGCAGATGCCGCCGCAGCAGGAAGACTATATTCAGCACCTGCCCGAGGAGCTGTTGACCCGCAACGACCCACTGTAA
- the rnd gene encoding ribonuclease D: MTTPLAKPLMIDSDAELARCCAHWQTLPFVAVDTEFVRTETFYPIAGLIQVGDGERAFLIDPLAIGDWTPLVTLLQDPTVVKVLHACSEDLEVFSRLCGALPAPLFDTQLAAAFLGMDFSMGYSRLVSELLRIDLPKDETRSDWLQRPLSSAQIEYAARDAQHLAELYQIMAPRLDAAGLTDWLLADTAEQVAASTQVTEPELAYQQVKQAWRLEPADLAIVQVLAAWREREARARDVARNRLLRERTLCPLAQRRPDTTQALSRIEDMHPRTVRQEGERLLQLIREGQNVAPADYPARLPEPLPAAANRLLKRLRKVGQLEAERRGIAPEIMLRKKVLEAMVRTGYPDGPYRLPDELTGWRRELLGEALLNAANNVVEVTE, translated from the coding sequence ATGACTACGCCGTTGGCAAAACCCCTGATGATTGATAGCGACGCCGAACTGGCTCGTTGCTGTGCGCACTGGCAAACCCTGCCGTTTGTTGCGGTTGATACTGAGTTTGTTCGCACTGAAACATTCTATCCGATTGCCGGCCTGATTCAGGTCGGAGATGGTGAGCGCGCCTTTCTGATTGACCCGTTGGCAATCGGTGATTGGACACCCCTGGTTACGTTGCTGCAAGACCCGACAGTAGTAAAGGTGCTGCACGCCTGCAGCGAAGATCTGGAAGTGTTTTCCCGCCTGTGCGGCGCGCTGCCGGCCCCGTTGTTTGATACTCAGTTGGCCGCCGCGTTTCTGGGTATGGACTTTTCAATGGGGTATTCCCGGTTGGTCAGCGAATTGCTGCGTATTGACCTGCCCAAGGATGAAACCCGCTCCGATTGGCTGCAACGCCCGTTGAGCTCCGCGCAAATTGAGTACGCCGCCCGCGATGCTCAGCACCTGGCCGAGCTCTACCAGATCATGGCACCACGGCTGGACGCTGCCGGGCTGACGGACTGGCTGTTGGCCGACACCGCCGAGCAGGTTGCGGCCAGCACGCAGGTGACTGAGCCTGAGCTGGCCTATCAGCAGGTCAAACAGGCGTGGCGTCTGGAGCCTGCCGATTTGGCGATTGTTCAGGTGCTTGCGGCCTGGCGCGAGCGCGAAGCCCGTGCGCGGGACGTAGCGCGCAACCGTCTGCTGCGCGAACGCACGCTTTGCCCGTTGGCGCAGCGTCGTCCGGATACGACCCAGGCGTTGTCGCGCATTGAGGACATGCACCCGCGTACGGTCCGGCAAGAGGGCGAGAGGCTGTTGCAATTGATCCGTGAAGGGCAAAACGTGGCGCCGGCCGATTATCCGGCGCGGTTGCCCGAGCCCTTGCCCGCGGCCGCCAATCGACTGCTGAAGCGGCTGAGAAAGGTAGGACAACTCGAAGCTGAGCGCCGGGGCATCGCCCCTGAGATCATGTTGCGCAAGAAGGTGCTGGAAGCGATGGTGCGCACTGGCTACCCGGACGGCCCCTATCGGCTTCCTGACGAGTTGACCGGGTGGCGGCGTGAGCTACTGGGAGAGGCATTGTTGAATGCTGCCAATAATGTTGTGGAGGTAACAGAATGA
- a CDS encoding methyl-accepting chemotaxis protein — MRFLQNLPLKYKFWAVNGVAFVATLALVLVALGVEQRSIEQQRQQLAQAIAASPSTQAQTEGIEWITAPGGQTGSTRWLDASQLGAQAERYTGAWLAGDGKALAVERQDFTHLLLARAPLYAATVLVLMLLVLLVSQLLITFITRHILALRDVMIAVQNSGDLTLRAQSDSQDEVGSMARAFNAMQQAQQQVVSSVRQAALELDQGAMALAGLMSQVRDGMVSQQGETDQVAAAVNEMSATVQDIAGSTALSRDQSTQANSLATRGRDQVLQVRQTITGLVTSIDRCTEHMHQLSSHSQEISGVVRVIREIAEQTNLLALNAAIEAARAGESGRGFAVVADEVRALAQRVQSSTDDIQRMIEALQNGTEVAVEDMQASAGLTHASVEQVADAGESLQEIAAAVSQISEGNSEIASAVEQQSQVADAITQSVVEIRDVTERTVEQTVSSAATSEQLARLAHQLTEAVSRLRS; from the coding sequence ATGCGTTTTCTTCAAAACCTGCCACTGAAATACAAGTTTTGGGCAGTCAACGGTGTCGCTTTTGTCGCTACACTGGCCTTGGTCCTGGTTGCTCTCGGGGTTGAGCAGCGCAGCATCGAACAGCAACGGCAACAGTTGGCTCAGGCCATCGCGGCCAGCCCGAGCACCCAGGCCCAGACCGAGGGCATAGAGTGGATCACCGCCCCGGGCGGACAAACCGGCAGCACTCGCTGGCTGGACGCCAGTCAGCTCGGCGCCCAGGCAGAGCGCTATACCGGCGCGTGGCTGGCAGGTGACGGCAAAGCCCTGGCGGTAGAGCGCCAGGATTTCACGCACTTGCTGCTGGCCAGAGCTCCCCTGTACGCCGCAACGGTATTGGTGCTGATGCTGCTGGTGCTGCTGGTGTCGCAACTTCTTATCACCTTTATCACCCGGCACATTCTGGCACTGCGGGATGTGATGATTGCGGTGCAGAACAGTGGCGATCTGACCCTGCGCGCGCAGTCTGACTCACAGGACGAAGTCGGCTCCATGGCGCGAGCCTTCAACGCCATGCAGCAGGCTCAGCAGCAGGTAGTATCCTCTGTACGCCAGGCCGCGCTGGAGCTGGATCAGGGCGCGATGGCGCTGGCCGGCCTGATGAGCCAGGTACGCGATGGCATGGTCTCCCAACAGGGAGAAACCGACCAGGTGGCTGCAGCCGTTAACGAAATGAGCGCCACCGTGCAGGACATCGCCGGCAGCACCGCGCTGTCACGCGACCAGTCCACCCAGGCCAACAGCCTGGCCACCCGCGGACGTGATCAGGTGCTGCAAGTACGCCAGACCATTACAGGTCTTGTCACCAGTATCGACCGCTGCACCGAACACATGCATCAGCTGTCGAGCCACAGCCAGGAAATCAGCGGCGTAGTACGCGTGATTAGGGAAATCGCCGAGCAGACCAACCTGCTGGCCTTGAATGCCGCCATCGAAGCCGCCCGAGCGGGCGAGTCGGGCCGTGGGTTCGCGGTGGTCGCAGACGAGGTGCGCGCACTGGCGCAACGGGTACAAAGCTCGACCGATGACATTCAACGAATGATCGAGGCGTTGCAAAATGGCACTGAAGTGGCGGTTGAAGACATGCAGGCCAGCGCCGGCCTGACACATGCATCAGTTGAACAGGTGGCCGATGCCGGCGAATCACTGCAAGAAATTGCCGCTGCGGTCAGCCAGATCAGCGAGGGCAACAGCGAGATCGCCTCGGCGGTCGAGCAGCAAAGCCAGGTCGCCGATGCCATTACCCAAAGTGTGGTAGAGATTCGTGACGTCACCGAGCGCACCGTAGAGCAAACCGTCTCCAGCGCAGCAACCAGCGAGCAGCTGGCTCGCCTGGCGCACCAGTTGACCGAGGCAGTCAGCCGCCTGCGCAGTTGA
- a CDS encoding ComEA family DNA-binding protein: MRQLLTAMTLAMSCLLVSPAWAQEGAGPTVNINTASAAELAEVLQGVGEAKAEAIVAYRDEHGAFGSVESLAAVKGIGASTLSNNAERIVLE, translated from the coding sequence ATGCGACAACTGCTGACTGCAATGACGCTGGCCATGAGCTGTCTGCTGGTTTCGCCAGCCTGGGCGCAAGAGGGGGCAGGCCCAACCGTCAACATCAATACGGCCAGTGCGGCTGAGCTGGCCGAGGTGCTGCAAGGCGTAGGTGAGGCCAAGGCCGAAGCTATCGTCGCCTATCGCGATGAGCATGGCGCCTTTGGCTCGGTAGAGTCACTGGCGGCGGTAAAGGGGATCGGCGCCAGCACCCTGAGTAACAACGCAGAACGCATTGTGCTCGAATAG
- a CDS encoding O-succinylhomoserine sulfhydrylase, producing the protein MSDQWQPGRLDSDLDGAGFDTLAVRAGQRRTPEAEHGEALFLTSSYVFRSASDAAACFAGEAEGNVYSRYMNPTVRTFEERMAQLEGGEQAVATASGMAAIMATVMSLCSAGDHILVSRAVFGATVSLFDKYFKRFGIEVDYVPLSDLDAWRAAFKPNTRMLFIESPSNPLAELADICALGALAREQGALLVVDNCFCTPALQKPLQLGADVVVHSATKYIDGQGRCLGGVVVGRREHMQELVGFLRTAGPTLSPFNAWVFLKGLETLRLRMRAHCEAAQQIAEWLEQRPEVEHVYYSGLPSHPQHALAKAQQSAFGAVVSFEVKGGRDAAWRFIDATRLVSITANLGDAKTTITHPATTTHGRLTPEARAAAGIRDGLIRLAIGLEEVDDLKADLQRGFDAQG; encoded by the coding sequence ATGAGTGATCAATGGCAGCCCGGCCGCCTGGACAGTGACCTGGACGGTGCCGGCTTCGACACCCTGGCCGTGCGTGCCGGCCAGCGGCGCACCCCTGAAGCGGAGCATGGCGAGGCCCTGTTTCTGACATCCAGCTACGTTTTTCGTAGTGCCAGCGACGCCGCTGCCTGCTTTGCGGGTGAAGCAGAGGGTAATGTTTACTCGCGCTACATGAATCCGACTGTACGCACCTTCGAAGAGCGCATGGCGCAGCTTGAGGGCGGCGAACAGGCGGTAGCAACAGCCTCGGGCATGGCGGCCATCATGGCGACTGTCATGAGCCTGTGCTCGGCAGGGGATCATATTCTGGTCTCGCGCGCCGTATTTGGTGCGACCGTCAGTCTGTTCGACAAGTACTTCAAGCGTTTTGGCATAGAAGTGGACTATGTGCCGCTTTCTGATCTGGATGCCTGGCGCGCCGCCTTCAAGCCCAACACCCGCATGCTGTTTATCGAGTCGCCGTCCAACCCGTTGGCCGAGCTGGCGGACATTTGCGCGCTGGGCGCGCTGGCGCGCGAGCAGGGTGCACTGCTGGTGGTCGACAACTGCTTCTGTACGCCTGCGCTGCAAAAGCCCCTGCAGCTGGGGGCGGATGTTGTGGTGCATTCGGCAACCAAGTACATCGACGGGCAGGGACGCTGCCTCGGTGGTGTAGTGGTTGGGCGCCGTGAGCATATGCAGGAGCTGGTTGGCTTTCTGCGGACAGCGGGTCCAACCCTGAGCCCCTTCAATGCTTGGGTCTTTCTCAAGGGGCTGGAAACCCTGCGCCTGCGTATGCGTGCGCATTGCGAGGCGGCCCAGCAAATCGCCGAGTGGCTGGAGCAGCGGCCTGAGGTGGAGCACGTTTATTACAGCGGCTTGCCGTCACACCCCCAGCATGCGCTGGCCAAGGCGCAGCAATCGGCGTTCGGCGCGGTCGTCAGCTTCGAAGTGAAGGGCGGTCGCGATGCAGCCTGGCGCTTTATTGATGCCACTCGCCTGGTGTCGATCACGGCAAACCTGGGCGATGCCAAGACCACCATTACCCATCCAGCCACCACAACCCACGGGCGGCTGACGCCTGAGGCGCGTGCGGCGGCGGGCATTCGTGACGGGTTGATTCGTCTGGCTATCGGGCTGGAGGAGGTCGATGACCTGAAGGCTGATTTGCAGCGGGGGTTTGACGCTCAAGGGTAA
- the purF gene encoding amidophosphoribosyltransferase — translation MCGIVGIVGKSNVNQALYDALTVLQHRGQDAAGIVTCEHGRLFLRKDNGLVRDVFQQRHMQRLVGNMGIGHVRYPTAGSSSSAEAQPFYVNSPYGITLAHNGNLTNVERLSREIYESDLRHVNTTSDSEVLLNVFAHELAVRNKLQPTEEDVFAAVSQVHRRCVGGYASVAMITGYGIVGFRDPHGIRPIVFGQRHTDQGVEYMIASESVSLDVLGFTLIRDLAPGEAVYITEDGQLFTRQCAENPQYSPCIFEHVYLARPDSLMDGVSVYKARLRMGEKLAEKIQRERPEHDIDVVIPIPDTSRTSALELANQLGVKFREGFVKNRYIGRTFIMPGQAARKKSVRQKLNAIDLEFRGKNVMLVDDSIVRGTTCKQIIQMAREAGAKKVYFCSAAPAVRYPNVYGIDMPSAHELIAHGRTTEEVAELIGADWLLYQDLDDLKEAVGGGKIKIDAFDCAVFDGQYVTGDVNEQYLDRIEQARNDAAKSTVERVSAIIDLHNN, via the coding sequence ATGTGTGGCATTGTTGGCATAGTGGGCAAGTCGAACGTCAATCAGGCGCTCTATGATGCCTTGACCGTCCTGCAGCATCGCGGCCAGGACGCCGCCGGCATTGTAACCTGCGAGCATGGTCGGCTGTTTCTACGCAAGGACAACGGCCTGGTCCGGGACGTCTTCCAGCAGCGCCACATGCAGCGCCTGGTTGGCAACATGGGGATTGGCCATGTGCGTTATCCCACCGCGGGCAGCTCCAGTTCCGCCGAGGCGCAGCCGTTCTACGTCAATTCGCCCTACGGCATTACCCTGGCGCACAACGGTAACCTGACTAACGTTGAGCGCCTGTCTCGCGAGATCTACGAGTCGGATCTGCGTCACGTCAACACCACCTCGGACTCCGAGGTGCTGCTTAACGTCTTTGCCCACGAGCTGGCGGTACGCAACAAACTGCAGCCGACCGAAGAGGATGTATTCGCTGCAGTCAGCCAGGTGCACCGTCGCTGTGTCGGCGGCTACGCCTCTGTAGCCATGATCACCGGGTACGGTATCGTCGGCTTCCGTGATCCGCACGGCATTCGTCCGATCGTCTTCGGGCAACGTCATACCGATCAGGGCGTTGAGTACATGATCGCCTCTGAAAGCGTGTCGCTGGACGTGCTTGGCTTTACCCTGATCCGCGATCTGGCGCCCGGCGAGGCGGTGTATATCACCGAAGACGGCCAGCTGTTCACCCGCCAGTGTGCGGAGAACCCGCAGTACTCGCCGTGCATCTTTGAGCATGTCTATCTGGCGCGTCCGGACTCTCTGATGGACGGCGTCTCGGTCTACAAGGCACGTCTGCGCATGGGCGAGAAGCTGGCTGAAAAGATTCAGCGTGAGCGTCCCGAGCATGACATTGACGTGGTGATCCCGATTCCCGATACCAGCCGCACCTCGGCGCTGGAGCTGGCCAACCAGTTGGGTGTTAAGTTCCGCGAGGGGTTCGTCAAGAACCGCTACATCGGCCGCACCTTCATCATGCCGGGGCAGGCCGCGCGCAAAAAGTCGGTGCGTCAGAAGCTCAATGCGATTGATCTGGAGTTTCGCGGCAAGAACGTGATGCTGGTGGATGATTCCATCGTGCGCGGCACCACCTGCAAGCAGATCATTCAGATGGCACGTGAAGCCGGTGCGAAGAAGGTCTACTTCTGTTCGGCGGCACCTGCGGTGCGTTATCCCAACGTCTACGGCATCGACATGCCAAGCGCCCACGAGCTGATTGCCCATGGGCGTACCACCGAAGAAGTCGCTGAGCTGATTGGCGCAGACTGGCTGTTGTATCAGGATCTGGATGACCTGAAAGAGGCCGTGGGTGGTGGCAAGATCAAGATCGACGCCTTTGACTGCGCAGTGTTTGACGGCCAGTACGTCACGGGCGACGTTAATGAGCAGTATCTGGACCGCATCGAGCAGGCGCGCAACGATGCCGCCAAGTCGACGGTAGAGCGCGTGAGCGCCATCATCGACCTGCACAACAATTGA
- a CDS encoding CvpA family protein, with the protein MSLTWVDWAIVAIIVVSALISLTRGFVKEALSLLTWVIAGLVAWLFGGALAELFVPYIETPSLRVIAACSILFVMTLLLGGLINYLIGQLVKVTGLSGTDRFLGMVFGAARGALLVVVAVGLLSLAPVEADIWWRESVVIPHFLLVADWSKNLILQMAGR; encoded by the coding sequence GTGTCTTTGACCTGGGTTGACTGGGCAATCGTCGCCATCATTGTGGTTTCCGCCCTGATTAGTCTGACCAGAGGTTTCGTCAAGGAAGCCCTGTCGCTGCTGACCTGGGTGATCGCCGGCCTGGTAGCCTGGCTGTTTGGCGGTGCGCTGGCCGAGCTGTTTGTTCCTTACATCGAAACGCCGTCGCTGCGCGTCATTGCCGCCTGTTCCATCTTATTTGTCATGACACTGTTGCTCGGCGGGCTGATCAACTACCTGATCGGTCAGTTGGTAAAAGTGACCGGGTTGAGCGGCACCGACCGTTTTCTCGGCATGGTTTTCGGCGCCGCACGTGGCGCGTTGCTGGTGGTGGTGGCGGTGGGCTTGCTGAGTCTGGCGCCAGTCGAAGCTGACATCTGGTGGCGCGAGTCCGTCGTCATTCCGCATTTTCTGCTGGTCGCGGACTGGTCGAAAAACCTCATTCTGCAAATGGCGGGACGCTGA
- a CDS encoding SPOR domain-containing protein — MDERLKQRIIGAVVLIVAAVVFLPMLLSGQDETVQVEVEVPEAPLLDREPIAPVQPAELPPAPTVAELPQTLEPAPQVSAPQTAAVAPAPAPVVEPEPVAEPEPAAPAPATPPAAGDWVIQLGSFSSAANAEGLSQTLRTQGYNAYTHAATVQGKSITRVYVGPLATREAANRLRDELERKRGSKGLVVAYDAESGRG; from the coding sequence ATGGATGAACGCCTGAAACAGCGCATCATTGGTGCTGTCGTATTGATTGTTGCCGCCGTGGTTTTCCTGCCGATGTTGCTGTCGGGGCAGGATGAAACCGTGCAGGTTGAGGTAGAGGTGCCTGAGGCGCCGCTGCTAGACCGTGAGCCTATTGCCCCGGTGCAGCCCGCCGAGCTGCCGCCGGCCCCGACGGTAGCCGAACTGCCGCAGACGCTGGAGCCGGCCCCGCAGGTGTCCGCGCCGCAAACCGCTGCCGTGGCACCCGCCCCGGCCCCGGTCGTCGAGCCGGAACCGGTAGCTGAGCCTGAGCCGGCTGCGCCCGCGCCGGCCACGCCACCTGCTGCCGGCGACTGGGTGATTCAGCTGGGTAGCTTTTCCAGCGCGGCCAACGCCGAAGGGTTGAGCCAGACCCTGCGTACCCAGGGCTATAATGCCTATACCCACGCTGCCACGGTGCAAGGCAAATCCATTACCCGAGTGTATGTTGGCCCGCTGGCGACCCGGGAGGCGGCCAATCGGCTGCGCGACGAGCTAGAGCGCAAGCGCGGTAGCAAAGGGCTGGTAGTGGCGTATGACGCGGAAAGCGGGCGCGGCTAA